The DNA sequence TCGGAAAGCTGCTTGGTGTGCGCTTTGTCGGTGTAAAGGCTGCCAGCGCCGCCAACCACGAGCAGACGGGTGTCGCTGCCGGACAGGGCGTCGGCTAGGTGTTTCAACGAGGTGCTGTGCTCGTCGAGCTTGGCCGGATCAAAGATGCCGAAGGCGTCCACCACGGCGTCGAAACCGGTGAGGTCGGCGGCCGTCAGGTCAAAGAGATCCTTGACGATGGCGTGCGGCGCCTTGGTTTTGTTTTCGCCGCGCACGATGGCGGTGACATCCATGCCGCGATTGACGGCCGCCTCGACGATCAGACGTCCGGACTTGCCGTTGGCTGCGACCACTGCGATTTTCTTGCTCATAATAAGTACTCTTTCTGTTGGAATCGTATATAAATGCGGTTTCACGGCATCAAATGAGCGTAATGGCTTGGA is a window from the Bifidobacterium sp. ESL0745 genome containing:
- a CDS encoding NAD(P)H-binding protein is translated as MSKKIAVVAANGKSGRLIVEAAVNRGMDVTAIVRGENKTKAPHAIVKDLFDLTAADLTGFDAVVDAFGIFDPAKLDEHSTSLKHLADALSGSDTRLLVVGGAGSLYTDKAHTKQLSDSFPDNIKGVPLAMGKALDALRRRNDVHWTYVSPAGDFKADGPRTGKYVLAGEEYTTDKDGKSAISYADYAVAMVDEIATDKPHDRERISVRW